One segment of Thermosipho atlanticus DSM 15807 DNA contains the following:
- a CDS encoding class II glutamine amidotransferase, with amino-acid sequence MNQLSRFNCIFSDGDYLFCYFDEKGYSGLYYVQRSPPFSRVKLVDEDFSIDLLKEKKPGVTGYVIATKVLTDEK; translated from the coding sequence ATAAACCAATTAAGTAGGTTCAACTGTATATTTTCTGATGGAGATTATTTGTTCTGTTATTTTGATGAGAAAGGGTATAGCGGCCTTTATTATGTTCAGAGAAGTCCACCGTTTAGCAGGGTAAAATTGGTAGATGAAGATTTTTCAATAGATCTTTTAAAAGAAAAGAAGCCAGGAGTAACAGGATATGTAATAGCAACAAAAGTATTAACAGACGAAAAATAG
- a CDS encoding site-specific DNA-methyltransferase, with protein MESEKLKEKLREKLRELFRFESEDLDFGIYRLTNYKRREIENFINKDLIEEIQKQLQLLGEEESQKIKEEFEKTKQEIKITLGEDAFENGELNENFKNTPLAKKYYEKKKQLENMEISEDLERQIYNHIINFFSRYYDKGDFISKRRYGKNEKYVVPYNGEEVLLYWTNKDQYYIKTTEYFRKYTFKVKGLTVNFKVVEAEEEKANIKSQEKKFFVLNEKIFDFDEKNKKLNIYFEYRTLNNEETEKYKQGQTVSQDRINEEIVRILDNKTQQNILTRLIFEREGEKTLIEKHLYRYTRRNTTDYFIHKDLKGFLERELDFYIKNEFLQLEDLQVLEESGYFDKLRLYLIGVRAFRNIALKIIEFLAQIENFQKKLWEKKKFVIDTHYVITLDKIKEYAGEEFLESILDEILNNEKQLKEWKELFGIDIKGKDDLILNNGQLQLNGKEWKKLPIDTKYFDEEFKWKLLVSLSKNNDLDEILDGVLIKSENFHALNLLLNKYYEKVQTIYIDPPFNTKTSEILYKNGYKHSTWLTLMENRIYLARKFISENGIFISAIDETEVRYLMNLCDQIFNKKNRIGTIIVLANPQGRVDRKLSLTSEYNLIYAKNIEKTPDLGISKEGKWTNLKRTGTNSRREDRPLRFYPILLKEGKIFMITDEEYSKIYDKEKKQFNDDFLKTIVDKYSKQGYDVILPMSNSGEYLVWQREFERVKREKDFYKIINGNIYTPPINVKTPKTIWIDPKYSNPEYGTESLKHLIWNKNIDVSKNTPKSVFTVSDFCNLIPSNYILDFFAGSGTTAHAIMKLNKEDGGKRKFILVEMADYFDTVIIPRIKKVAYSFNWKEGKPQDTDGIGIFFKYHTLEQYEDALENIEFEEAQETLYEFSDYFVKYMFEWETKSSKTFLNIDDMKDPFNYKLKIIENYQPKTVNVDLVETFNYLLGLHVKGYKVLEENGRKYVFIFGKCKSQHKNV; from the coding sequence ATGGAGAGTGAAAAATTAAAAGAAAAGTTGAGAGAAAAACTCAGAGAATTATTTCGATTTGAGAGTGAAGATTTAGATTTTGGAATTTATCGATTAACGAATTACAAAAGGAGAGAAATTGAAAACTTCATTAACAAGGATTTAATAGAAGAAATTCAGAAACAGCTCCAATTACTTGGAGAAGAGGAAAGTCAAAAAATAAAAGAAGAATTTGAAAAAACAAAACAGGAAATAAAGATAACGCTTGGTGAAGATGCTTTTGAAAATGGTGAATTAAATGAGAATTTTAAAAATACTCCTTTAGCAAAGAAATATTACGAGAAGAAAAAACAATTAGAAAATATGGAAATTTCAGAAGATTTAGAAAGGCAAATTTACAACCATATAATCAATTTCTTTTCCAGATATTACGACAAAGGAGATTTTATAAGTAAAAGAAGGTATGGAAAAAACGAAAAGTACGTGGTTCCTTATAACGGAGAAGAAGTTCTACTCTATTGGACAAACAAGGATCAGTATTACATAAAAACCACGGAATATTTTAGAAAATATACATTCAAGGTTAAAGGACTAACTGTCAATTTTAAGGTTGTTGAGGCAGAAGAAGAAAAAGCAAATATAAAATCCCAGGAAAAGAAATTTTTTGTTTTGAATGAAAAAATATTTGATTTTGATGAAAAAAATAAAAAATTAAATATTTATTTCGAATATAGAACTTTAAATAATGAAGAAACAGAGAAATATAAACAAGGTCAAACAGTGTCTCAAGATAGAATAAATGAAGAGATTGTAAGAATCTTAGACAACAAAACTCAACAAAACATTTTGACGAGATTGATTTTTGAAAGAGAAGGCGAGAAAACTTTAATAGAAAAACATCTTTACAGATATACAAGAAGAAACACAACTGATTATTTTATTCATAAAGATTTGAAAGGATTTTTAGAAAGGGAATTAGATTTCTACATCAAAAATGAGTTTTTACAATTAGAAGATTTGCAGGTTTTGGAGGAAAGCGGGTATTTTGACAAATTAAGGCTTTATCTAATCGGAGTTAGAGCTTTCAGAAACATTGCTTTAAAGATAATTGAGTTTTTGGCACAGATTGAAAACTTCCAGAAGAAGTTATGGGAGAAAAAGAAGTTTGTTATTGATACACATTATGTAATTACTTTGGATAAGATTAAAGAGTATGCGGGAGAAGAGTTCCTAGAAAGTATTTTAGATGAGATTTTAAACAATGAAAAGCAATTAAAAGAGTGGAAAGAATTGTTTGGGATAGATATTAAGGGAAAAGATGACTTAATTCTAAATAATGGGCAGTTGCAATTAAACGGAAAAGAATGGAAGAAATTGCCAATAGATACAAAATACTTTGATGAAGAATTTAAGTGGAAATTGTTAGTTTCTTTGAGTAAAAATAATGATTTAGATGAGATTTTAGATGGAGTTTTAATCAAAAGTGAAAACTTTCATGCTTTGAATTTGCTTTTGAACAAATACTACGAGAAAGTGCAGACGATTTATATTGATCCGCCGTTTAATACAAAAACATCTGAAATCTTATATAAAAACGGATATAAACATTCCACATGGCTGACTTTGATGGAAAATAGAATTTATTTGGCAAGAAAATTTATTTCTGAAAATGGAATTTTTATTTCAGCAATTGATGAGACAGAAGTAAGGTATTTGATGAATTTATGTGATCAGATATTTAATAAAAAAAATAGAATTGGAACAATAATTGTTTTGGCAAATCCTCAAGGAAGAGTTGATCGTAAATTATCATTAACTTCGGAGTATAACCTTATTTATGCTAAGAATATAGAGAAAACGCCTGATTTGGGAATATCTAAAGAAGGTAAATGGACAAATTTGAAAAGAACAGGAACGAATTCAAGAAGAGAGGACAGACCTTTAAGATTTTATCCAATCCTTTTGAAGGAAGGAAAAATTTTTATGATAACTGATGAAGAATATTCTAAAATTTATGACAAAGAAAAAAAACAGTTTAATGATGATTTTTTAAAAACAATTGTTGATAAATACTCTAAACAAGGATACGATGTTATTCTTCCTATGAGCAATTCGGGAGAATATTTAGTTTGGCAAAGAGAGTTTGAAAGGGTGAAAAGAGAAAAAGATTTCTACAAAATAATAAATGGAAATATATATACTCCTCCTATTAATGTAAAAACTCCAAAAACGATATGGATTGATCCAAAGTATTCAAACCCAGAATATGGAACTGAATCACTCAAACATTTAATCTGGAATAAAAACATAGATGTATCAAAAAATACGCCAAAGAGTGTTTTCACAGTTTCTGATTTTTGTAATTTAATACCTTCAAATTATATCCTTGACTTCTTCGCAGGTTCAGGAACAACCGCTCATGCAATTATGAAACTGAACAAAGAAGATGGTGGAAAAAGAAAATTCATTCTTGTGGAAATGGCAGATTATTTTGACACTGTTATTATTCCAAGAATAAAGAAAGTAGCATATTCTTTTAACTGGAAAGAGGGAAAACCTCAAGATACAGATGGGATCGGTATTTTCTTCAAATACCATACATTAGAACAATACGAAGATGCTTTGGAAAACATTGAGTTTGAAGAAGCACAGGAAACACTTTACGAATTTTCTGATTACTTTGTCAAATACATGTTTGAATGGGAAACAAAAAGCAGTAAAACATTTCTTAATATTGATGATATGAAAGATCCATTTAATTACAAATTAAAAATTATAGAAAACTATCAACCAAAAACAGTTAATGTTGATTTGGTTGAGACATTTAATTACTTACTTGGTTTGCATGTTAAAGGCTATAAAGTTTTGGAAGAAAATGGCAGGAAGTATGTTTTTATATTTGGTAAGTGTAAAAGTCAACATAAAAATGTATAA
- a CDS encoding ATP-binding protein, with protein ELIAQLKKALKENRLEVRLKHFAKYKVLIIDEIGYLPIDKDGANIFFQLISKRYEKHSTIITTNTPFSEWSEIFGSPVLSQAILDRLLHHSHVILIKGKSYRLKEKLEFFSNSSKQQ; from the coding sequence AGAATTAATAGCTCAATTGAAAAAAGCTCTAAAAGAAAATAGATTAGAAGTAAGACTTAAACACTTTGCAAAATACAAAGTATTAATAATAGATGAAATAGGATATTTACCAATAGATAAAGATGGAGCAAATATATTCTTCCAACTAATCTCAAAAAGATATGAAAAACATTCAACAATAATAACAACCAATACTCCGTTCTCAGAATGGAGCGAGATATTTGGTTCTCCTGTACTATCTCAAGCAATATTAGATAGACTATTACACCATTCCCACGTAATCTTAATTAAAGGAAAATCTTATAGATTAAAGGAAAAACTTGAATTTTTCTCTAATTCTTCTAAACAACAATAA